The following are encoded in a window of Caldicellulosiruptoraceae bacterium PP1 genomic DNA:
- a CDS encoding transposase, protein MFYTYIDNLRSYPGKNRNSNKFANLYKKRVTIEQTISYFKSSMGFDNLTSYDHISLFSDLLFSSISYLLLFILSNALKNKYKNFDSKKFNKIDCLIFSLFSAFVLILLTFVPLKIIFFIRIIFFCLFLFTSFFNFFVFSFLTLSTIILSLFFLYSYFFPLLTTYFAIDYE, encoded by the coding sequence ATGTTTTATACTTATATCGATAATCTACGTTCTTATCCAGGTAAAAATAGAAATTCTAATAAATTTGCTAATCTCTACAAAAAAAGAGTTACAATTGAACAAACTATTTCTTATTTTAAATCTTCTATGGGCTTTGATAATCTTACTTCTTATGATCATATTTCTTTATTTTCGGATTTGTTATTTTCTTCTATCTCTTATTTGCTTTTATTTATTCTTTCAAATGCCCTTAAAAATAAATATAAGAACTTTGATTCTAAAAAATTTAATAAAATTGATTGCTTGATTTTTTCTTTATTTTCTGCATTCGTTCTTATATTACTTACTTTTGTCCCTTTAAAAATTATCTTTTTTATAAGGATAATATTTTTTTGTCTTTTTTTATTTACTTCTTTTTTTAATTTTTTTGTTTTTTCTTTTTTAACTCTTTCTACTATAATTCTCTCTCTGTTTTTTTTATATTCCTATTTTTTCCCTTTGCTCACCACCTATTTTGCAATCGACTATGAATAA
- a CDS encoding ABC transporter permease, translated as MKKEFSINKKYKKRRKGFIDQIQLQTMILIGLLCLIVFSYFPMYGIIIAFKDYRVGITGILDAPWVGFENFKEFLEDEMFWHALKNTLGINLLGLLIGFPAPILFALLLNELSNDMFKRVVQTISYLPHFISWVVYGGLVITILSPETGIVNFILLKLGIIKEAIMFMGEHRYFWWIAVFSGLLKELGWSAIIYLAAIAGIDPELYEAATIDGANRFQKMRYITVPCISGTIVLLLVLAVSGMLGSGFDQIWMLQNPLNVESSEVLDTYMYKIGIGQMRFSYATAFGLTRSVLAIILLLIANGIAKKITGKAFI; from the coding sequence ATGAAAAAAGAATTTTCTATAAACAAGAAATATAAAAAAAGAAGAAAAGGTTTTATAGATCAAATTCAATTACAAACAATGATTTTGATAGGCCTTTTGTGCCTTATAGTATTTAGCTACTTTCCAATGTATGGTATAATAATCGCATTCAAAGATTATCGAGTGGGTATTACTGGTATTTTGGATGCTCCATGGGTGGGATTTGAGAACTTTAAAGAATTTTTAGAAGATGAAATGTTTTGGCATGCATTAAAGAATACTTTGGGAATAAACTTATTAGGTTTACTCATTGGTTTCCCGGCTCCAATATTATTTGCCTTATTGTTAAATGAATTATCAAATGACATGTTTAAGAGAGTTGTTCAAACTATATCTTATTTACCTCATTTTATTTCATGGGTTGTGTATGGGGGATTAGTAATAACAATACTATCTCCTGAAACAGGAATTGTAAATTTCATATTACTCAAATTAGGAATAATTAAAGAAGCTATTATGTTTATGGGTGAACATAGATATTTTTGGTGGATAGCAGTTTTTTCAGGATTGTTAAAAGAGTTGGGATGGTCTGCAATAATATACTTAGCTGCAATTGCAGGAATTGATCCCGAATTATATGAGGCAGCAACTATTGATGGGGCAAATAGATTTCAAAAAATGAGATATATTACTGTTCCATGTATATCAGGAACAATAGTATTATTGCTTGTATTGGCTGTAAGTGGAATGTTAGGCTCAGGGTTTGATCAAATATGGATGCTTCAAAATCCGTTAAATGTTGAGTCAAGTGAAGTACTTGATACATACATGTATAAAATTGGTATTGGACAAATGAGGTTTTCTTATGCGACAGCTTTTGGTTTAACAAGATCAGTTTTAGCAATTATTCTTCTTTTAATTGCTAATGGAATAGCCAAAAAAATAACAGGTAAGGCCTTTATCTAA
- a CDS encoding carbohydrate ABC transporter permease — protein sequence MKYKTKGDKIFDIFNGIIMIIILILTFYPFWYCLIGSLNTGSDYMRGGVYFLPRVFTLANYKAVFANEGLVQAFIVSIGRTVIGTFFHLVVTGMFAYAFSRNYLKGKNLYATLGIITMYFGGGLIPTYLNMKMLGLIDNFLVYILPNLFSFWDVLILQTSFKEIPDSIIESAKIDGAGEYTIFFKLIVPLSLPVFAVIALFHAVFQWNSFFDAMLYTNSDYLQPIQYLLMKIIRNREAAVNVVSQFESLYRSRQEEVNSTTLQLATMIVATIPILCVYPFIQKYFVKGVMVGSIKG from the coding sequence ATGAAGTATAAAACGAAGGGGGATAAAATATTTGATATCTTTAACGGTATTATTATGATAATTATATTAATTTTAACATTCTATCCATTTTGGTATTGTTTGATTGGTTCGCTTAATACGGGTAGTGATTATATGAGAGGAGGGGTTTATTTTTTACCAAGGGTATTTACTCTTGCTAATTATAAAGCAGTATTTGCAAATGAAGGGCTGGTACAAGCTTTTATAGTGAGTATAGGCAGAACTGTGATAGGTACATTTTTTCACTTAGTAGTGACAGGAATGTTTGCTTATGCATTTTCGAGAAATTACTTAAAAGGGAAAAATCTATATGCTACCTTAGGTATAATAACAATGTATTTTGGAGGTGGTTTAATACCTACATATCTGAATATGAAAATGTTAGGTTTAATTGATAACTTTTTAGTGTATATACTACCAAATTTGTTCTCTTTTTGGGATGTTTTGATTTTGCAAACCTCGTTTAAGGAAATTCCTGATTCTATAATTGAATCAGCTAAAATTGATGGTGCTGGAGAATATACAATTTTTTTCAAACTCATAGTTCCTCTTTCACTACCTGTGTTTGCTGTTATAGCATTATTTCATGCTGTATTTCAATGGAATTCATTTTTTGATGCTATGTTATATACAAACTCAGATTATCTTCAACCTATACAATACTTACTGATGAAAATAATAAGAAATAGAGAAGCTGCAGTTAACGTAGTTTCACAATTTGAATCTTTATATCGCAGTCGCCAAGAAGAAGTAAATTCTACCACTCTTCAATTAGCAACAATGATTGTTGCTACAATCCCAATTTTATGTGTTTATCCATTTATTCAAAAGTATTTTGTAAAAGGTGTAATGGTAGGGTCTATAAAAGGATAA
- a CDS encoding extracellular solute-binding protein, whose translation MKKYFKQLAGILNLVFVLVFIISPANAKVNIKPYWEWGNSPKKLDWFVNYGWYNVKWDSEHTMMHNLIKQKTGIDLKIMTPATDSNDKINAMIAADDLPDMISGAAGSAPLENLKSSNKVWDLTELIRKYCPKAFSESVIPPSMPRNMADRKDGKWYEYPTGYEAPENLKKNGVKPWSNAIIVARQDFMKKLNINPQTDFKTQDKMIATLKKFKNANITYKGVKVTPLLVGPEGGAWEAFGWMADTFFAIPSEDNKGNLIDTRTHPKKLEAILFGRKLYAEGLIPKENFTFQRKQIEEKLASGTVFAFMGNKSDYQGAMWTAYQQDKNAKYIAAEPVRSKDGKDPAYTYGIGHGWAVTLISKKSKDPATAIRFITWMYSDEGAILQEFGVENKTFTVGKDGKIYLKKELLELREKNYTEYQKKYGFGDFWWFPNDRNAGRYPPPQNESDVYYESLTSLMRKYGHFNELFERLDLPAGSTLATNAQQIDTYWNNQVPKMLLAKSDAEARKIYTETIAKMKKMGLDEIVKYRNQLFQANKKKAGYKFAWPEPHN comes from the coding sequence ATGAAAAAATATTTTAAACAACTTGCAGGAATTTTAAATCTTGTTTTTGTGTTAGTTTTTATAATTAGTCCTGCAAATGCAAAAGTGAATATTAAACCGTATTGGGAATGGGGGAATAGTCCTAAAAAACTTGATTGGTTTGTAAATTATGGTTGGTATAATGTAAAATGGGATTCAGAACATACTATGATGCACAACTTAATTAAACAAAAGACTGGGATTGACCTGAAGATAATGACTCCAGCAACTGATTCAAATGATAAAATTAATGCTATGATTGCAGCAGATGATTTGCCTGATATGATAAGTGGTGCTGCAGGTTCTGCACCTTTGGAAAATTTAAAGAGCAGTAATAAAGTATGGGATCTTACAGAATTGATACGTAAATATTGTCCGAAAGCATTTAGTGAAAGTGTAATTCCTCCATCAATGCCAAGAAATATGGCTGATAGAAAAGATGGAAAGTGGTATGAATATCCAACAGGTTATGAAGCTCCAGAGAATCTTAAAAAAAATGGTGTGAAACCATGGTCAAATGCAATTATAGTTGCACGACAGGATTTTATGAAAAAGTTAAATATCAATCCACAGACAGATTTTAAAACTCAAGATAAAATGATAGCAACATTAAAGAAATTTAAAAATGCTAATATAACATATAAAGGTGTAAAAGTTACTCCATTATTGGTTGGACCAGAAGGTGGAGCATGGGAAGCTTTTGGTTGGATGGCAGATACTTTCTTTGCGATACCAAGTGAAGATAATAAGGGTAATTTAATTGATACAAGGACTCATCCTAAAAAACTTGAGGCAATTTTATTTGGAAGGAAACTGTATGCTGAAGGTTTAATTCCAAAAGAAAACTTTACATTTCAGAGAAAACAAATAGAAGAAAAACTTGCATCAGGAACTGTATTTGCATTTATGGGAAATAAGTCAGACTACCAAGGAGCAATGTGGACAGCTTATCAACAAGACAAGAATGCTAAATATATTGCAGCAGAACCAGTGAGGTCAAAAGATGGGAAAGATCCAGCCTATACTTATGGTATTGGTCATGGCTGGGCAGTTACATTAATATCTAAAAAATCAAAGGATCCAGCGACAGCAATTAGATTCATAACTTGGATGTATAGTGATGAAGGAGCCATATTGCAGGAATTTGGTGTAGAAAATAAAACATTTACAGTTGGGAAAGATGGTAAAATATATCTGAAAAAAGAGCTATTAGAATTACGAGAAAAGAACTACACGGAATATCAAAAAAAGTATGGCTTCGGTGATTTTTGGTGGTTTCCCAATGATAGGAATGCAGGACGATATCCTCCACCCCAGAATGAAAGTGATGTTTATTATGAAAGTCTTACAAGTTTAATGAGAAAATATGGGCACTTTAATGAATTATTTGAAAGATTAGATTTACCTGCAGGTTCAACTTTAGCAACAAATGCTCAGCAAATTGACACATATTGGAATAATCAAGTACCAAAGATGTTGCTTGCTAAATCTGATGCAGAAGCTAGAAAAATATATACTGAAACCATAGCAAAAATGAAAAAGATGGGTTTAGATGAAATAGTAAAATATAGAAATCAATTATTCCAAGCTAATAAGAAAAAAGCAGGGTACAAATTTGCATGGCCTGAACCACATAATTAA
- a CDS encoding GntR family transcriptional regulator, giving the protein MFELDLRSRVPIYEQLVQKIKEMIIKEVLKENEQLPSVRTLSKELSINPNTIQKAYRELEIQGYIYSIPGKGNYVFPIKKDKNVEKINKLKLEIKKLISEAMYLGMAKDELVSIIDEIENSLKGGKFYD; this is encoded by the coding sequence GTGTTTGAATTAGATTTAAGAAGTAGAGTTCCAATATATGAACAGCTTGTTCAAAAGATAAAAGAAATGATTATAAAAGAGGTTTTAAAAGAAAATGAACAGCTACCATCAGTAAGGACCCTATCTAAAGAGCTATCTATCAATCCTAACACAATACAAAAGGCTTATCGAGAGTTAGAAATTCAAGGCTATATTTATTCTATACCAGGCAAAGGGAATTATGTTTTTCCAATAAAAAAGGATAAAAATGTTGAAAAAATAAACAAACTTAAATTAGAAATAAAAAAATTAATTTCTGAGGCTATGTATCTTGGTATGGCTAAAGATGAGCTAGTAAGCATTATTGATGAAATTGAGAATTCTTTGAAAGGAGGAAAATTTTATGATTAA
- a CDS encoding ABC transporter ATP-binding protein produces the protein MIKVENLTKRFDDIEALDNVSIHIQKASIFGIVGTNGAGKTTLLKSIVGVYKTDRGKITIDGEDVFENVKVKSRIFYIPDNPFFFSQFNIKQMSEFYKGVFSSWNQERFDNLNKIFNLDIKKKISKFSKGMQKQAAIYLGLSTMPDILIMDEPFDGLDPVIRKRFKSLIINDVAERDMTVVISSHNLRELEDFCDHISILHKGEVILEKDIDDLKHDINKIQVVFKEDFDINCLNEFSILSFESRGSIKDIVIKGNKEKIVEILNRYQPVILDILPLTLEEIFIYEMGEVGYEVQNIVN, from the coding sequence ATGATTAAGGTTGAAAACCTAACTAAGAGATTTGATGATATTGAAGCATTAGACAACGTGAGTATTCATATACAAAAAGCCTCAATCTTTGGCATTGTCGGAACAAACGGAGCTGGAAAAACTACATTATTAAAATCTATTGTAGGTGTTTATAAAACTGATAGAGGAAAGATTACAATAGATGGGGAAGATGTTTTTGAAAATGTCAAGGTAAAATCAAGAATATTTTATATTCCTGATAATCCTTTCTTTTTTTCACAGTTTAATATCAAGCAAATGTCAGAATTTTATAAAGGCGTATTTAGTAGCTGGAATCAAGAGAGGTTTGATAATTTAAATAAGATATTCAATCTTGATATTAAAAAGAAAATAAGTAAATTTTCAAAGGGTATGCAAAAACAAGCAGCAATATACTTAGGGCTATCAACAATGCCAGATATTTTAATTATGGATGAGCCATTCGATGGGCTTGACCCTGTAATTAGAAAAAGATTTAAATCATTAATAATAAATGATGTTGCAGAAAGAGATATGACAGTTGTAATTTCATCACATAATCTTAGAGAACTTGAGGATTTTTGTGACCATATATCTATACTTCATAAAGGCGAGGTTATACTTGAAAAAGATATTGATGATCTGAAACATGATATAAATAAAATACAAGTTGTATTTAAAGAGGATTTTGATATTAATTGCTTAAATGAGTTTAGTATTCTTTCTTTTGAAAGTAGAGGTAGTATAAAAGATATTGTTATAAAAGGCAATAAAGAAAAAATAGTTGAAATATTAAATAGATATCAACCTGTTATATTAGATATTTTACCATTAACACTAGAAGAGATATTTATATATGAAATGGGGGAAGTAGGTTATGAAGTTCAAAATATCGTTAATTGA
- a CDS encoding DUF6449 domain-containing protein yields MKFKISLIDKSILINNLKRFGWIGVIYFIGLLYIPLYIILQKTRVENNYIKAIPNIFNTVWNMQGLFMLIISIFLGSLLFKYIQTKEACDSIHSLPITRAVLFRTHILSGFIILFIPMLISMLIIIIIKAFIGVPVLFSVADIIKWSLISILFSIVFFIITVFSGMLTGNSLLQALVATILLLLPAFLFVTITYNFEFLIFGYISNLSDINWTILSPIIRVLGLETNKLSTIEIIIYVLLIIILTIFSELLYKIRKLEMAGQSIAFPKLNYLFKYTAAFCGMLLFGSYFKASLNTDFSVYIGYAIGSFLCYFIAEMIINKTFWVFRNYKGYLIFCLVFAFIITGIKTDITGFERYVPKVENIKGVYFSGYGLYNYSIYKNKLILNNKDYIDNVLELHKAIIKSKDKVLNKQNNKNNQARLDATIVYVLKNNKEIARRYNIVRNDFFDYLKPIYENKEYKERKENIFRVKYSNIKSIWIERNNSKMGTFIKNQDIKELIDLIKKEIYNEKFEDMIDDKAAWGNIIIKLNKPIKDYEIKTDEIFILFKKNYLSLENWFKNKGYIKNIRILPDEIKYVAIGKIDNYTSEYIRNGSNEQLLKNSFAKIYDKKLIEYYLREYKSIWNYLDKKGYYLLFIDKMNSSYDIGYIDKIR; encoded by the coding sequence ATGAAGTTCAAAATATCGTTAATTGATAAAAGTATTCTTATAAATAACTTAAAAAGATTTGGGTGGATAGGTGTAATTTATTTTATAGGATTATTATATATACCTCTATATATTATTCTTCAAAAAACACGTGTAGAAAATAATTATATAAAAGCTATACCCAATATTTTTAATACTGTGTGGAATATGCAGGGATTATTTATGTTAATTATTTCAATTTTTCTTGGCTCATTATTATTTAAATACATTCAAACAAAAGAAGCTTGTGATTCAATTCATAGTTTGCCTATTACAAGAGCTGTTTTATTCAGAACACATATTTTATCAGGATTTATAATTCTTTTTATTCCTATGTTAATTAGTATGTTAATAATAATTATTATAAAAGCTTTTATTGGTGTTCCAGTACTATTCAGTGTTGCTGATATAATAAAATGGAGCCTTATAAGTATTTTGTTTTCAATAGTATTTTTTATTATTACAGTTTTTTCAGGGATGCTAACAGGTAATTCTCTTTTGCAGGCTTTAGTAGCAACTATATTACTTTTATTACCTGCATTTTTATTTGTAACAATAACTTATAATTTTGAATTTCTAATTTTTGGGTATATAAGTAATCTATCTGATATAAATTGGACAATATTGTCTCCTATTATTAGAGTATTAGGTTTAGAAACAAATAAATTATCAACAATTGAGATTATTATTTATGTTTTATTGATAATAATTCTAACTATCTTTTCTGAATTATTATATAAAATTAGAAAACTTGAAATGGCAGGGCAATCAATAGCATTTCCAAAGTTAAACTATTTATTTAAGTATACTGCAGCATTTTGTGGAATGTTACTGTTTGGTTCATATTTTAAGGCTTCTTTAAATACTGATTTTAGTGTATATATAGGTTATGCTATTGGTTCATTTTTGTGCTATTTTATAGCTGAAATGATAATAAATAAAACTTTTTGGGTTTTTAGGAACTATAAAGGATATTTAATATTTTGCTTAGTTTTTGCATTTATTATTACTGGAATAAAAACTGATATTACTGGCTTTGAAAGATATGTTCCTAAGGTAGAAAACATAAAAGGTGTATATTTTAGTGGTTACGGCTTGTATAATTATAGTATTTACAAAAATAAATTGATACTTAATAACAAAGATTACATTGATAATGTTCTTGAACTTCATAAAGCTATAATAAAGAGTAAGGATAAAGTACTAAATAAACAGAATAACAAGAATAATCAAGCACGTCTCGATGCTACAATTGTATATGTTTTAAAAAATAATAAAGAGATTGCACGAAGATATAATATTGTTAGAAATGATTTTTTTGACTATCTAAAACCAATTTATGAAAACAAAGAATATAAAGAGAGAAAAGAAAATATTTTTAGGGTTAAATATTCTAATATTAAATCAATATGGATAGAAAGAAATAACTCTAAAATGGGAACCTTTATCAAAAATCAGGACATAAAAGAATTAATAGATTTAATAAAAAAAGAAATATATAATGAAAAATTTGAAGACATGATAGATGATAAAGCTGCTTGGGGGAATATTATTATAAAGCTTAATAAGCCTATAAAAGATTACGAAATCAAAACTGATGAGATATTTATTTTATTCAAAAAAAATTATTTAAGTTTAGAGAACTGGTTTAAAAATAAAGGATATATAAAAAATATAAGAATTTTGCCAGATGAAATAAAGTATGTTGCTATAGGGAAAATAGATAATTATACTTCTGAGTATATAAGAAATGGTTCAAATGAACAGTTACTCAAAAATTCATTTGCCAAAATTTATGATAAAAAATTAATTGAGTATTATTTAAGAGAGTATAAAAGTATATGGAATTATTTAGACAAAAAAGGTTATTATCTTTTATTTATAGATAAAATGAATTCAAGTTATGATATTGGTTATATAGATAAAATTAGGTAA
- a CDS encoding fumarylacetoacetate hydrolase family protein produces MRLGRFLFNNKTFFGIIEGNDVWKIKDINKISITSEKYTIEDLKVLSPVIPSKIICVGLNYKDHAKELNLEIPSTPTLFIKPNTTVIGPNDNIIYPHWLSSQVDYEGELAIVISNKCHRVSTDEAKKYILGYTCSNDVTARDLQPKNGQWTIAKSFDTFLPLGPFITDEVDPFNLDINTYLNGKLVQSSNTKNLIFNVYELVSFISQIITLERFDVIITGTPSGIGPMQKGDIVEVEIEGIGRLKNSVK; encoded by the coding sequence TTGCGATTAGGTAGATTTTTATTTAACAATAAAACCTTTTTTGGTATCATTGAAGGCAATGATGTGTGGAAAATAAAAGATATTAATAAAATATCTATAACTTCAGAAAAATATACTATTGAAGATTTAAAAGTGTTATCCCCTGTTATTCCAAGTAAGATTATATGTGTTGGGCTAAACTACAAAGACCATGCTAAGGAACTTAATTTAGAGATACCATCAACTCCTACACTATTTATAAAGCCAAATACAACTGTTATAGGACCAAATGATAACATAATATATCCTCACTGGTTAAGTTCACAGGTTGATTATGAAGGTGAGCTTGCAATAGTTATTTCAAATAAATGCCACAGGGTTTCAACTGATGAAGCAAAAAAATATATCTTAGGTTATACATGCAGTAATGACGTAACGGCAAGAGATTTACAGCCTAAAAACGGACAATGGACTATTGCAAAATCCTTTGATACCTTTTTACCTTTAGGACCTTTTATTACTGATGAAGTTGACCCGTTTAATCTTGATATTAATACATATTTGAATGGTAAGTTAGTTCAATCATCAAATACAAAAAATCTTATTTTTAATGTATATGAATTGGTATCTTTTATAAGCCAAATAATAACTCTCGAAAGATTTGATGTAATAATAACTGGAACACCTTCTGGAATTGGACCTATGCAAAAAGGTGATATTGTTGAGGTTGAAATTGAAGGAATTGGAAGGCTTAAAAACTCAGTAAAATAG
- a CDS encoding helix-turn-helix domain-containing protein, whose amino-acid sequence MEIYREDSHSTGNVLESTTEMPEKFNTLSNQELIVLKAIINRGRITTKEVEQILEIKEKKAREILKKMTDEGLMVRKSKGKNTYYEIPYIK is encoded by the coding sequence GTGGAAATATATAGAGAAGACTCACACAGTACCGGTAATGTGCTGGAAAGCACCACCGAAATGCCGGAAAAGTTTAATACATTGTCAAACCAAGAACTGATAGTATTAAAAGCAATAATAAATAGAGGACGAATTACAACAAAAGAAGTTGAACAAATTTTAGAAATTAAAGAGAAAAAAGCAAGAGAAATATTAAAAAAGATGACAGATGAAGGATTGATGGTTAGAAAGAGCAAAGGAAAAAATACTTATTATGAGATACCTTATATTAAGTAG
- a CDS encoding HIRAN domain-containing protein, whose amino-acid sequence MNKPRYAAIVGCNHYYGFRIFKPGMKVILTKEPDNEYDDEAIMVSIKDKGKIGYIANSTNTVPRGCYSAGRIYDTFEKSTTAIVKFVTNSCVIVMLKNKKRFDRK is encoded by the coding sequence ATGAACAAGCCGCGTTATGCAGCAATTGTTGGCTGCAATCACTATTACGGTTTTAGAATTTTTAAACCGGGTATGAAAGTGATTCTTACAAAAGAGCCTGATAATGAATATGACGATGAAGCAATTATGGTTTCAATTAAGGATAAAGGCAAAATAGGATATATTGCAAATAGCACAAATACTGTTCCAAGAGGTTGCTACAGTGCAGGTCGAATCTATGATACATTTGAAAAGTCAACAACAGCAATTGTGAAGTTTGTTACTAATAGTTGTGTAATTGTTATGTTAAAAAATAAAAAAAGATTTGATAGAAAATAA
- a CDS encoding ferrous iron transport protein A, with the protein MTLDSINKGQEVTIHKISKLDAKLFAYRLGINEGSKVKCIGKISNGPIIVRKNNQELAIGRNIAKNIEVK; encoded by the coding sequence ATGACATTAGATAGTATTAATAAAGGTCAAGAGGTTACAATCCATAAAATTTCTAAGTTAGATGCAAAACTTTTTGCTTATAGATTAGGAATTAATGAGGGCTCTAAGGTTAAATGCATTGGTAAAATTTCAAATGGGCCAATAATTGTAAGAAAAAACAACCAGGAACTTGCAATAGGAAGAAATATTGCAAAGAACATTGAAGTAAAATAG